A genome region from Longimicrobiaceae bacterium includes the following:
- a CDS encoding NAD(P)H-dependent glycerol-3-phosphate dehydrogenase, with product MSERVAVVGAGSWGTALANVLARKGIPTILWSHEADVAEAIERDHRNPRYLSEVALDPRLRATAHMPEAVDGAGVVVSVSPSHVVRPVMAEAGRSMRPDALVVSASKGIEVETLETMDAVLEDVLPREAALCATYLSGPSFALEVGLGQPTAVTIASRSARSAKRAQELFQTEYFRVYTSSDVPGVEIGGALKNVIAIAAGAVEGLGFGNNTRAALITRGLAEITRLGVALGANPQTFSGLAGMGDLILTCTGALSRNRSVGVELGKGRNLDEILAGMTEVAEGVRTARSARDLARQRGIEMPIVEAVHAVLFEGQDPRRAVTGLMLREPKPEHWG from the coding sequence ATGAGCGAGCGCGTGGCGGTGGTGGGGGCGGGGAGCTGGGGGACCGCGCTGGCCAACGTCCTCGCGCGCAAGGGGATCCCCACGATCCTCTGGTCGCACGAGGCGGACGTGGCCGAGGCCATCGAGCGCGACCACCGCAACCCCCGGTACCTCTCCGAGGTGGCGCTGGACCCCCGGCTGCGCGCCACCGCGCACATGCCCGAGGCGGTGGACGGGGCCGGGGTGGTGGTCTCCGTCAGCCCCTCGCACGTGGTGCGGCCGGTGATGGCGGAGGCGGGGCGCTCGATGCGTCCGGACGCCCTGGTGGTGAGCGCCTCCAAGGGGATCGAGGTGGAGACGCTGGAGACGATGGACGCGGTGCTGGAGGACGTGCTCCCGCGCGAGGCCGCGCTGTGCGCCACCTACCTGTCCGGCCCCAGCTTCGCGCTGGAGGTCGGGCTGGGGCAGCCGACCGCGGTGACCATCGCTTCGCGCTCCGCGCGCTCGGCGAAGCGCGCGCAGGAGCTCTTCCAGACGGAGTACTTCCGCGTCTACACCAGCAGCGACGTGCCGGGGGTCGAGATCGGGGGGGCGCTCAAGAACGTGATCGCCATCGCCGCCGGCGCGGTGGAGGGGCTGGGCTTCGGGAACAACACCCGTGCCGCGCTCATCACCCGCGGCCTCGCGGAGATCACGCGCCTGGGCGTGGCCCTGGGCGCGAACCCGCAGACCTTCTCCGGGCTCGCCGGGATGGGCGACCTGATCCTCACCTGCACCGGGGCCCTGTCGCGCAACCGCTCCGTGGGGGTCGAGCTGGGGAAGGGGAGGAATCTGGACGAGATCCTGGCCGGGATGACGGAGGTGGCGGAGGGGGTCCGCACCGCGCGCTCCGCCCGCGACCTGGCGCGCCAGCGGGGGATCGAAATGCCCATCGTGGAGGCGGTGCACGCCGTGCTCTTCGAGGGGCAGGACCCGCGACGGGCGGTGACCG